The following coding sequences are from one Streptomyces sp. NBC_01294 window:
- a CDS encoding flavodoxin family protein encodes MSSSDVQDHGSAATPRSFLFVLGSSRPDGNTEMLARAAAEQLPTGVPQRWVDLTRLPLPDFQDGRHETETWPVGENEELLRQATLEATDVVIVSPLYWYTLSAHAKRYLDYWSGWLTVPGSDFKERMAGRTLWGVTVMSDHDEVVADGLVTSLNHSAAYLRMRFGGVLFGNGSRPGQVRGDERAAVRAKTFFQREAPLARFPYEETDRP; translated from the coding sequence ATGTCTTCCTCTGATGTTCAGGACCACGGCTCGGCGGCGACTCCCCGTTCGTTCCTGTTCGTTCTCGGCAGTTCCCGCCCGGACGGCAACACCGAGATGCTCGCGCGGGCGGCCGCCGAACAGTTGCCCACCGGCGTCCCGCAGCGCTGGGTGGACCTGACCCGCCTGCCGCTGCCCGATTTCCAGGACGGGCGGCACGAGACCGAGACCTGGCCGGTCGGGGAGAACGAGGAACTGCTCCGGCAGGCCACCCTGGAGGCGACCGACGTCGTCATCGTCTCGCCCTTGTACTGGTACACCCTGTCCGCGCACGCCAAGCGCTACCTCGACTACTGGTCGGGCTGGCTGACGGTGCCCGGTTCGGACTTCAAGGAGCGGATGGCGGGCCGGACCCTGTGGGGCGTGACCGTCATGTCGGACCACGACGAGGTCGTCGCCGACGGGCTGGTGACCAGCCTCAACCACTCGGCGGCCTACCTGCGGATGCGCTTCGGCGGGGTGCTGTTCGGCAACGGCTCGCGGCCCGGCCAGGTGCGGGGCGACGAGCGGGCGGCCGTCCGCGCCAAGACCTTCTTCCAGCGGGAGGCCCCGCTCGCTCGGTTCCCCTACGAGGAGACGGACCGGCCGTAG
- a CDS encoding MerR family transcriptional regulator, giving the protein MLIGELSRRTGVSSRLLRYYEAQGLLDARRGPNGYRDYAEDSVVTVRQVRALLDAGLTTEVIRSVLPCIRGEEPRFHWCAELRSLLDRELTAMDERISTLRHSRDTLFGYLAQP; this is encoded by the coding sequence ATGCTGATCGGCGAATTGTCCCGGCGCACCGGGGTCAGCTCCCGGCTGCTGCGGTACTACGAGGCGCAGGGACTGCTCGACGCGAGGCGCGGCCCGAACGGGTACCGCGACTACGCCGAGGACTCGGTGGTCACCGTGCGGCAGGTGCGGGCGCTGCTGGACGCGGGGCTGACCACCGAGGTGATCCGTTCGGTGCTGCCCTGCATCCGGGGCGAGGAGCCGCGGTTCCACTGGTGCGCGGAGCTCCGGTCCCTCCTCGACCGGGAGTTGACGGCCATGGACGAGCGCATCAGCACCCTCCGGCACAGCCGCGACACCCTCTTCGGGTACCTGGCGCAGCCCTGA
- a CDS encoding sortase domain-containing protein: protein MTQHPRTASRTAPMALACAALAVLLTAPGAPAATSAAPAARVQAAAGIQQATLSIPAIGVSGLPVIPYPGSPDDAPGTRIQDRGVAASPYGPGGGVGPGDVGNYIVTGHRISAGGPLGNLPSLPTGASVFVTAGGVTYQYVITTTRTTSFRSQASIDAQRAAVPGSPGATPTRAMITVTTCLTPEDDAAGNFWRDAQNNPEHRLDKIGVLTSTKP, encoded by the coding sequence ATGACCCAGCACCCGCGCACCGCCTCCCGTACCGCGCCGATGGCGCTCGCCTGCGCCGCGCTCGCCGTCCTGCTGACCGCTCCCGGCGCGCCCGCGGCTACGTCCGCCGCGCCCGCGGCCCGCGTCCAGGCAGCCGCCGGCATCCAGCAGGCGACGTTGTCGATTCCCGCAATCGGCGTGTCGGGGCTGCCCGTGATCCCGTACCCGGGCAGTCCCGACGACGCACCGGGCACCCGTATCCAGGACCGGGGCGTTGCCGCCAGCCCGTACGGGCCCGGCGGCGGCGTCGGACCCGGTGACGTGGGCAACTACATCGTGACCGGGCACCGCATCTCGGCCGGTGGGCCGCTGGGCAACCTGCCGTCGCTGCCGACGGGTGCGTCCGTGTTCGTGACGGCCGGCGGCGTGACGTACCAGTACGTGATCACCACGACCCGGACGACGTCCTTCCGGTCTCAGGCCTCCATCGACGCGCAGCGCGCGGCGGTCCCCGGCTCGCCCGGCGCGACCCCGACCCGCGCGATGATCACCGTGACCACGTGCCTGACGCCCGAGGACGACGCGGCGGGCAACTTCTGGCGGGACGCGCAGAACAATCCCGAACACCGCCTCGACAAGATCGGTGTCCTCACGTCGACCAAGCCCTGA
- a CDS encoding HAMP domain-containing sensor histidine kinase, with protein MRRSLAGVALAVTSMVALSFLIPLAALVMSLVKEQSVTAAEQRAAALAPVLTLTTDPSALRESAASLDATEHLVVHLPDAQPLGNSQAPKALLERAQQGRESISRQIPSGWICLQPVVLPGDRVAVIENFVPEEELTRGVKASWAVMVLLAVGLIGGSVLVADRLGSKVVRSSQRLAQASRTLGEGNLDTRVDPMGPKELRDAGVAFNAMAHRMTELLAIERELVADLSHRLRTPLTALHLASERMAGTPESARVEAAVHALETELQAIITAARTPLAVSPMGHGMRSGDTTTTVQPAPGAGAVRPRCEAAEVVRRRTSFWAVLAEQQDRPCSLDVTQEPAAVSLSDDDIAAVVDALIGNVFRHTAPGTPFGVRVVRTAHAVELIVEDAGPGIPEPERALSRGSSTGSSGLGLDIARRAAAVTGGSMHIAQAPRGGAHITVAFALAPSPLSERRPRMSRRRPTWPRRRS; from the coding sequence TTGAGACGTTCACTGGCCGGAGTGGCGCTCGCCGTCACGTCCATGGTCGCCCTCTCCTTCCTCATACCCCTGGCCGCGCTGGTGATGTCGCTGGTCAAGGAGCAGAGCGTCACCGCGGCCGAGCAGCGCGCCGCAGCCCTGGCGCCCGTCCTCACGCTGACCACGGACCCGTCCGCCCTCCGGGAATCCGCCGCCAGCCTGGACGCGACCGAGCACCTGGTCGTCCACCTGCCGGACGCCCAGCCCCTCGGCAACTCCCAGGCCCCCAAGGCGCTGCTCGAACGGGCACAGCAGGGGCGCGAGTCCATCTCCCGGCAGATTCCCAGCGGCTGGATCTGCCTGCAGCCGGTGGTGCTCCCCGGAGACCGGGTCGCCGTCATCGAGAACTTCGTCCCCGAGGAGGAGCTGACCCGCGGGGTCAAGGCCTCCTGGGCGGTCATGGTCCTCCTCGCCGTGGGTCTGATCGGCGGCTCGGTGCTGGTGGCCGACCGCCTCGGCTCGAAGGTCGTCAGGTCCTCGCAGCGGCTCGCGCAGGCTTCGCGCACGCTGGGGGAGGGCAACCTGGACACCCGAGTGGACCCCATGGGCCCCAAGGAACTGCGCGACGCGGGCGTCGCCTTCAACGCCATGGCCCACCGCATGACCGAGCTGCTCGCCATCGAACGCGAACTGGTCGCCGACCTGTCCCACCGGCTGCGCACCCCGCTGACCGCCCTGCACCTGGCGTCGGAGCGGATGGCCGGCACACCGGAGTCGGCCAGGGTCGAGGCGGCGGTGCACGCGCTGGAGACGGAACTCCAGGCCATCATCACCGCGGCACGGACCCCGCTCGCGGTCAGCCCCATGGGCCACGGCATGCGCAGCGGGGACACGACGACCACGGTCCAGCCCGCGCCCGGCGCGGGAGCCGTCCGGCCCCGCTGCGAGGCCGCGGAGGTCGTCCGGCGCCGGACCTCCTTCTGGGCGGTCCTGGCCGAGCAGCAGGACCGGCCCTGTTCCCTGGACGTCACCCAGGAGCCCGCGGCCGTCAGCCTCTCCGACGACGACATCGCCGCCGTCGTGGACGCGCTCATCGGCAACGTCTTCCGCCACACCGCGCCCGGAACCCCGTTCGGCGTCCGTGTCGTCCGCACCGCCCATGCCGTGGAGCTGATCGTGGAGGACGCGGGGCCGGGCATCCCCGAACCGGAGCGGGCCCTCTCCCGCGGGAGCAGCACCGGTTCCTCGGGGCTCGGCCTCGACATCGCCCGACGGGCCGCGGCCGTCACGGGCGGCTCGATGCATATCGCACAGGCCCCCCGGGGAGGCGCCCACATCACCGTGGCCTTCGCGCTCGCCCCATCGCCGCTGTCCGAGCGCAGACCACGCATGTCCCGACGGCGGCCCACGTGGCCGCGTCGGCGGTCGTGA
- a CDS encoding TlpA disulfide reductase family protein, giving the protein MRPRRAEADDLERLSLQTRADGVRFLGINTRDRDRAAAQSFVRAHGLGFPSLHDPNGELLLRFPPALLNPQAIPSTLVIDRRGRIAVSIGGAVTDEELRPLLARVVEEES; this is encoded by the coding sequence GTGCGCCCCCGCCGGGCGGAGGCCGACGACCTGGAGCGGCTCAGCCTGCAGACCCGGGCCGACGGGGTCCGGTTCCTCGGGATCAACACCCGCGACCGGGACCGGGCGGCGGCGCAGTCCTTCGTACGCGCCCACGGCCTGGGCTTCCCCAGCCTGCACGATCCGAACGGGGAACTCCTGCTCCGCTTCCCGCCCGCGCTCCTGAACCCGCAGGCCATCCCCTCGACCCTCGTGATCGACCGGCGCGGACGCATCGCCGTCAGCATCGGGGGAGCCGTCACCGACGAAGAGCTGAGGCCCTTGCTCGCACGCGTGGTGGAGGAGGAGTCATGA
- a CDS encoding CAP domain-containing protein yields the protein MRHPARKPAAEESTPAKPASTQPAKPARTTAATTTGGGSGGSSGGGSTDAESAVLALVNKERAAAGCGPLTANAKLNTAARAYSDTMARSGVMSHTGPDGSTMTSRVEAAGYAWSRLGENIARGQSDADAVMKAWMNSSGHRANILNCAFREIGIGVHKGDGGPWWTQNFGASK from the coding sequence ATCCGCCACCCCGCACGAAAGCCCGCGGCAGAGGAGAGCACCCCGGCCAAGCCGGCGTCGACCCAGCCGGCCAAGCCCGCACGGACGACTGCCGCGACCACCACCGGCGGCGGCTCCGGAGGCTCCTCCGGCGGTGGCTCCACGGACGCCGAGTCCGCGGTCCTCGCCCTGGTCAACAAGGAGCGTGCCGCGGCCGGGTGCGGTCCCTTGACCGCGAACGCCAAGCTGAACACCGCGGCGCGGGCGTACAGCGACACCATGGCCCGCAGTGGCGTCATGTCCCACACCGGACCCGACGGGTCCACCATGACCAGCCGGGTGGAGGCCGCCGGATACGCGTGGTCGCGCCTGGGTGAGAACATCGCCCGGGGCCAGTCGGACGCCGACGCGGTCATGAAGGCCTGGATGAACAGCTCCGGCCACCGGGCCAACATCCTCAACTGCGCCTTCCGGGAGATCGGCATCGGCGTCCACAAGGGCGACGGCGGCCCGTGGTGGACGCAGAACTTCGGCGCGTCGAAGTAG
- a CDS encoding TetR/AcrR family transcriptional regulator, whose translation MTTTDSWGSGDISRSLELLWGAGQRPSRGPKPGLTLEKIIDKAVATADTEGLEAVSMRRLSTELGVGTMSLYRYLPGKAELLDLMLDRVQKEAHAALEGARGWRAALEATARAALALYHRHPWLLHVNQARPVLGPNAVRHLERTLARINTMNGLTDQELISVIVTLDGYVAGVARTHVNAVEAERHSGISEEQFWQAQTPVLSRAMATGEFPLMAALDDNAFSGDFDHFAFGLERLLDGFESLVAARTATRPS comes from the coding sequence ATGACGACGACGGACAGCTGGGGCAGCGGCGACATTTCACGCAGCCTGGAACTGCTGTGGGGTGCCGGACAGCGGCCCAGCCGCGGCCCCAAACCCGGCCTGACACTGGAGAAGATCATCGACAAGGCGGTCGCGACCGCCGACACCGAAGGCCTCGAAGCGGTCTCGATGCGCCGCCTGTCGACCGAACTCGGCGTCGGCACCATGTCGCTGTACCGCTACCTGCCCGGCAAGGCCGAACTCCTGGACCTGATGCTCGACCGCGTGCAGAAGGAAGCGCACGCCGCCCTCGAAGGGGCCCGCGGCTGGCGCGCGGCGCTGGAGGCCACGGCGCGCGCGGCACTGGCCCTCTACCACCGCCACCCGTGGCTGCTCCACGTCAACCAGGCACGCCCGGTGCTCGGGCCCAACGCCGTACGCCATCTGGAGCGGACTCTGGCGCGCATCAACACCATGAACGGCCTGACCGACCAGGAACTCATCTCCGTCATCGTCACCCTGGACGGATACGTCGCCGGAGTGGCCCGCACGCACGTCAACGCCGTCGAGGCCGAGCGGCACAGCGGAATCAGCGAAGAGCAGTTCTGGCAGGCCCAGACGCCCGTGCTCTCCCGAGCCATGGCCACAGGGGAGTTCCCCCTGATGGCGGCGCTCGACGACAACGCCTTCTCGGGCGACTTCGACCACTTCGCCTTCGGCCTGGAGCGGCTCCTCGACGGCTTCGAGTCGCTGGTGGCCGCCAGGACGGCAACGCGGCCGTCCTGA
- a CDS encoding DUF3592 domain-containing protein produces MDFLREDGHRLLLGGVGLLALSVSFALAVRTCSRWLFIRKMFNEGLFAEGRVLDAYVLPGDQGRAGLQHAIVGFRAVDGREYRLDLDTERRRPLGAPMRLCYLPSSPERAVLVEAGRGAVRTVLTLLILAGLGLFGVLLAVLSLL; encoded by the coding sequence ATGGACTTCTTGCGCGAGGACGGCCACCGGCTGCTGCTCGGTGGTGTCGGGCTCCTCGCCCTATCGGTCTCCTTCGCACTCGCGGTGCGGACCTGCAGTCGATGGCTGTTCATCCGCAAGATGTTCAACGAAGGGCTATTTGCCGAGGGCAGAGTGCTGGATGCCTACGTGCTCCCGGGAGACCAGGGCCGGGCGGGTCTGCAGCACGCCATCGTGGGCTTCCGCGCGGTCGACGGGCGCGAGTACCGGCTCGACCTCGACACCGAACGGCGGCGGCCCCTGGGTGCGCCGATGCGACTGTGCTATCTCCCGTCGAGCCCGGAGCGAGCGGTCCTCGTCGAAGCGGGCCGGGGCGCCGTGCGCACGGTGCTGACCCTCCTGATTCTGGCGGGTCTCGGGCTGTTCGGCGTCCTCCTCGCGGTGCTGAGCCTGCTCTGA
- a CDS encoding TetR/AcrR family transcriptional regulator, which yields MPLPRFDRLPAERRELILGVARRHFAEHGTEGASYNKIIEAAGVSKTAAYHYFDGREDLLTAVLDGVFERLLDALGPWVPARDEADFRAWFAGGSAALAAHLRDHPEDPALADAAIGRTHAGPWPRMVRRPGQPDGQRLGMIRTDVDHGLLVSATAAVIRAADAWALARMTTERVLPEAADFPEDGEAPAQLWCLLYGLWGGAVTAAATTAGEDRTDAR from the coding sequence ATGCCTCTTCCCCGTTTCGATCGCCTGCCCGCAGAGCGCCGGGAGCTCATCCTGGGCGTGGCGCGCCGGCACTTCGCCGAGCACGGCACCGAAGGCGCCTCCTACAACAAGATCATCGAAGCCGCGGGGGTCTCCAAGACCGCCGCCTACCACTATTTCGACGGCCGCGAGGACCTGCTCACCGCGGTCCTCGACGGGGTGTTCGAGCGACTGCTCGACGCCCTCGGCCCCTGGGTCCCGGCCCGCGACGAGGCCGACTTCCGGGCCTGGTTCGCCGGCGGCTCCGCCGCCCTCGCCGCCCACCTGCGGGACCACCCCGAGGACCCGGCCCTCGCCGACGCCGCCATCGGGCGCACCCACGCCGGCCCGTGGCCTCGCATGGTTCGGAGACCTGGTCAGCCGGACGGACAGCGGCTCGGGATGATCCGGACCGATGTGGACCACGGGCTGCTGGTGTCGGCGACCGCGGCCGTCATCCGGGCCGCCGACGCCTGGGCCTTGGCCCGCATGACGACCGAGCGCGTCCTCCCCGAAGCCGCGGACTTCCCGGAGGACGGCGAGGCCCCGGCACAGCTGTGGTGCCTGTTGTACGGCCTGTGGGGCGGGGCAGTCACCGCGGCCGCCACAACTGCCGGAGAGGACCGGACCGATGCGCGGTGA
- a CDS encoding GNAT family N-acetyltransferase produces MSEAGAERSWRIDTDPDPVACADLLAAAFAREPAVSWICGGSARARTHWFRATLRTHARLDGARRTALVGADGRLLAAAVLTPPGAIPAAGARVLWAARTGLRCGPRALGRTLRYLNATDGGAPPGAWTLEFVGVRPDLTGRGAGRLLLNHVLATTPAPHGLYLTTADPANVPLYRHFGFTTLHETPLGPLTVTSMSRTEK; encoded by the coding sequence ATGTCTGAGGCCGGGGCGGAGCGTTCCTGGCGGATCGACACCGACCCCGACCCGGTCGCCTGCGCCGACCTGCTGGCCGCCGCGTTCGCCCGGGAGCCCGCCGTCTCCTGGATCTGCGGCGGCTCGGCCCGCGCACGGACCCACTGGTTCCGGGCCACCCTGCGCACCCACGCCCGCCTCGACGGGGCCCGCCGTACCGCGCTCGTGGGCGCGGACGGCCGGCTCCTCGCGGCGGCGGTCCTCACCCCGCCGGGCGCGATCCCGGCCGCGGGCGCGCGCGTCCTCTGGGCGGCCCGCACCGGGCTGCGCTGCGGGCCGCGCGCCCTCGGCCGGACCCTGCGCTACCTGAACGCCACCGACGGGGGCGCACCCCCGGGGGCCTGGACCCTGGAGTTCGTCGGCGTCCGTCCCGACCTGACCGGACGCGGCGCCGGCCGCCTCCTCCTGAACCACGTCCTGGCGACCACACCCGCCCCGCACGGCCTCTACCTGACCACGGCGGACCCGGCGAACGTCCCCCTCTACCGCCACTTCGGCTTCACCACGCTGCACGAAACCCCGCTGGGGCCGTTGACCGTCACCTCCATGAGCCGCACGGAGAAGTGA